In the genome of Toxorhynchites rutilus septentrionalis strain SRP unplaced genomic scaffold, ASM2978413v1 HiC_scaffold_464, whole genome shotgun sequence, the window cccaagcagcttggttttgatgtctctgttagggacccgccacatgtgtcgtcaatttcgaccaatcagaatctGATTTTCCAGATCCAgctatcagaagtgggtatttccgttaggataggagttGAGATTTATCAATTGGTCGATAGTTAGATtcataacatatattattttcttcaatataaaaaattgttatggggtgccgaaatcgattgacgccaaaatttcatcaatccatcatgaaatgactgagcaataagcgtttgaaattggacaatttccacGATTTGCTCGTGTACGCTCCCGTCATCGAATGAGCGTCCCCAGCCCGAAAGGGGTATGGAAAATCCCCTGACCAACACAACCTGCCATCAGCTTAGGACACAATAGAGCCTACAAAACAATACCTCTTGTGCTCGGCGTGGTCAAGCCAAATCGCGTCCGATTTATACCTTTGTATTTAATTTCAATACCGTCAAATAAAATGTTCAGTATTCCTCCAACCTTCACAGTGTACACATCATACTAAAATCTTTGGAGGTTTTCCTTGTTCCCCTGATTTTTATCATCATTCCTCCAGGTCCTTTCGAATCCACTGGCGGAACTGACCCATAGTATTCCCCTATGGACACCGATTGGATCTCAGCAGAAGCCAGATCGGCTTCAAGGGAATCCCCATACAGTCCACTCAACACCAGCTGCAGCAGTCACTCGACAAAGGGAGTCAAGTCAAGTGCGTAATTAAATCCGCACCTCATCGGTGTAAGAGCGTCCTTCGCGGCTAAAACAGCGTAAGGGAGCGTACACGCGGCTCAGACAGCGAACAATAGATACGTTTCTATTGTGAATAAAAACAAAGGAGCACCTTTGTGGTTTCCAACAACGAACTGGGTAGCGACAATATGTCCATCAAGCATTCTCCGGTGAAAAAGGTCAACCGACCATCACTGGAAACATCACTCCAAGATGAAGACTCGTTCGCAGGATTTTCTACCCAGGAAATCGGATCTAACACCAAGGCAAAGAAAGGTTATCTTTCGCTTCTTCGTCAGCGTGAGCAGGTGAACCAAAAATTGGTCCGTGTGCAGTATTCCCTATTGGCTGCACAGGGCCAAGTTAGTTTAGCCCAGTTAAAGACATACATGAAGAACATCGACGCAGCCTACTCCGAATTCAGCGACTTCCATAGCAGAGTAATGGCGTCGATTGACGAGGAGTATGTTCCAGCTCAGGAAGAAATCTATACCAACTTCGAAGAACGTTTCAACGAGGTTTCGACGACCATCGAAGAAATGATGATGGCCTACTCTACTGATCGTACCACTCAGGGTGTTGTACAACAAAGAGTCCCACTTCCACCACAGATAATCGTCCAGCAACAAGCGCTGCGAGCCCCCTTGCCAACGTTCGACGGCCAGTATCGAAATTGGCCCAAGTTTAAGGCGATGTTTCTGGACCTGATGGACGCTTCTCGTGACTCCGACGCAGTGAAGCTGTACCATCTGGAGAAGTGCTTGATCGGTGATGCGAAGAATGTAATAGACGCTGCTACCATCCGAGACGGCAACTACGAACATGCGTGGCGT includes:
- the LOC129782204 gene encoding uncharacterized protein LOC129782204, giving the protein MSIKHSPVKKVNRPSLETSLQDEDSFAGFSTQEIGSNTKAKKGYLSLLRQREQVNQKLVRVQYSLLAAQGQVSLAQLKTYMKNIDAAYSEFSDFHSRVMASIDEEYVPAQEEIYTNFEERFNEVSTTIEEMMMAYSTDRTTQGVVQQRVPLPPQIIVQQQALRAPLPTFDGQYRNWPKFKAMFLDLMDASRDSDAVKLYHLEKCLIGDAKNVIDAATIRDGNYEHAWRQREIRQQAADR